From a region of the Salminus brasiliensis chromosome 4, fSalBra1.hap2, whole genome shotgun sequence genome:
- the chchd1 gene encoding small ribosomal subunit protein mS37 — protein MAVQGAGVETMLRRFLSRELGKPHLRPSKPLRLKDEVANKRPEKGEATCITEMSVLMACWKRNNFDSTLCSSEVSKFYGCVEKAQGKGAPGQGGQLLPKHTNKLLKRYPNLRKEI, from the exons TGCAGGGCGCGGGGGTCGAGACTATGCTGAGGCGTTTCCTGAGCAGAGAGCTGGGAAAGCCTCACCTCAGACCCAGCAAACCACTGCGACTCAAGGACGAAGTGGCCAACAAGAGACCGGAGAAAggag AGGCCACCTGTATCACAGAGATGTCTGTACTGATGGCTTGCTGGAAGCGGAATAACTTCGACAGCACACTGTGCTCCAGCGAAGTCTCAAAGTTCTATGGCTGTGTAGAAAAGGCTCAG GGTAAGGGGGCTCCTGGCCAGGGAGGACAACTGCTGCCCAAACACACCAATAAATTACTGAAACGGTACCCCAACTTAAGAAAGGAGATCTAG